A genomic segment from Myxocyprinus asiaticus isolate MX2 ecotype Aquarium Trade chromosome 36, UBuf_Myxa_2, whole genome shotgun sequence encodes:
- the LOC127426860 gene encoding acyl-CoA-binding domain-containing protein 4-like isoform X2, translating into MPTLTMSGTEDCQRRFQAAVDVIQSLPKNGSYRPSYEVMLHFYGLYKQAVCGPCTVSRPGFWDPVGRYKWDAWNQLGAMSRESAMAAYVDEIKKVAQEVIDTMPINEKTAPFFHYFEPLYHVIHDMPRPPEALITLRSECELESATQELAPQEQDLTETVPESEPHLESTELALSEGQGPTSDSESEIFCDSLEQLDSVKLAAMPDSFQIGHARSETPVVQEHHYTLVSQVTQMGAGHGGEGAKERHGSTLRRNAGREGQQQSWREPSGYAAHCYARWMERSASGAGSGGEGGDNSEGGPERLQDSQVQQQIVLALRQLREDMQSVMERLKVVEGLATANEKWWPFDISGRTLLLLLVWPFVTQGLLFLLRQRKRKLHMCI; encoded by the exons ATGCCAACTCTTACAATGTCAGGGACCGAAGACTGTCAAAGGCGCTTTCAGGCGGCTGTCGACGTCATACAAAGCCTACCCAAAAATG GTTCCTACAGACCCTCTTATGAAGTGATGCTGCACTTTTATGGTCTATACAAACAGGCAGTCTGTGGCCCATGTACAGTGTCCCGTCCTGGCTTCTGGGACCCTGTAGGCCGTTACAAATG GGATGCTTGGAATCAGCTGGGAGCCATGAGCCGAGAGAGCGCAATGGCTGCTTACGTGGATGAAATTAAGAAAGTTGCACAAGAG GTAATAGACACTATGCCAATAAATGAGAAGACTGCACCCTTTTTCCACTATTTTGAACCTCTCTATCATGTCATTCATGATATGCCCAGACCTCCAGAGGCACTTATAACGCTAAGATCAG AATGTGAACTAGAAAGTGCAACACAAGAACTGGCACCTCAAGAGCAGGACCTCACAGAGACAGTCCCTGAAAGTGAACCTCATCTGGAAAGCACAG AGCTAGCTTTGTCTGAGGGTCAGGGGCCGACTAGTGACTCAGAGAGTGAAATCTTCTGTGACTCACTGGAACAACTGGACAGTGTTAAG CTTGCTGCAATGCCCGATAGTTTCCAAATTGGGCATGCACGCTCTGAAACCCCTGTAGTCCAGGAGCATCACTACACCCTGGTCTCTCAGGTGACTCAGATGGGTGCTGGACATGGTGGCGAGGGGGCAAAGGAAAGACATGGTAGCACCTTGAGAAGGAACGCAGGAAGAGAGGGTCAGCAGCAAAGCTGGAGAGAACCCTCAG GTTATGCGGCCCACTGCTATGCGAGATGGATGGAGCGGTCTGCCTCGGGTGCTGGTTCAGGGGGAGAGGGTGGAGACAATTCTGAGGGAGGGCCTGAAAGGCTACAGGATTCCCAGGTGCAACAGCAGATCGTTTTAGCCTTACGGCAACTAAGAGAAGACATGCAAAGCGTTATGGAAAGACTAAAGGTGGTTGAGGGTCTTGCCACCGCAAAT GAGAAATGGTGGCCATTCGACATCTCTGGGCGCACATTGCTGCTTTTGTTGGTGTGGCCTTTTGTGACTCAGGGCTTGCTGTTCCTACTGAGGCAGAGGAAGAGAAAGCTTCACATGTGCATATGA
- the LOC127426860 gene encoding acyl-CoA-binding domain-containing protein 4-like isoform X1, protein MPTLTMSGTEDCQRRFQAAVDVIQSLPKNGSYRPSYEVMLHFYGLYKQAVCGPCTVSRPGFWDPVGRYKWDAWNQLGAMSRESAMAAYVDEIKKVAQEVIDTMPINEKTAPFFHYFEPLYHVIHDMPRPPEALITLRSECELESATQELAPQEQDLTETVPESEPHLESTELALSEGQGPTSDSESEIFCDSLEQLDSVKLAAMPDSFQIGHARSETPVVQEHHYTLVSQVTQMGAGHGGEGAKERHGSTLRRNAGREGQQQSWREPSGYAAHCYARWMERSASGAGSGGEGGDNSEGGPERLQDSQVQQQIVLALRQLREDMQSVMERLKVVEGLATANNSQWRSYVQLTSPETKEKWWPFDISGRTLLLLLVWPFVTQGLLFLLRQRKRKLHMCI, encoded by the exons ATGCCAACTCTTACAATGTCAGGGACCGAAGACTGTCAAAGGCGCTTTCAGGCGGCTGTCGACGTCATACAAAGCCTACCCAAAAATG GTTCCTACAGACCCTCTTATGAAGTGATGCTGCACTTTTATGGTCTATACAAACAGGCAGTCTGTGGCCCATGTACAGTGTCCCGTCCTGGCTTCTGGGACCCTGTAGGCCGTTACAAATG GGATGCTTGGAATCAGCTGGGAGCCATGAGCCGAGAGAGCGCAATGGCTGCTTACGTGGATGAAATTAAGAAAGTTGCACAAGAG GTAATAGACACTATGCCAATAAATGAGAAGACTGCACCCTTTTTCCACTATTTTGAACCTCTCTATCATGTCATTCATGATATGCCCAGACCTCCAGAGGCACTTATAACGCTAAGATCAG AATGTGAACTAGAAAGTGCAACACAAGAACTGGCACCTCAAGAGCAGGACCTCACAGAGACAGTCCCTGAAAGTGAACCTCATCTGGAAAGCACAG AGCTAGCTTTGTCTGAGGGTCAGGGGCCGACTAGTGACTCAGAGAGTGAAATCTTCTGTGACTCACTGGAACAACTGGACAGTGTTAAG CTTGCTGCAATGCCCGATAGTTTCCAAATTGGGCATGCACGCTCTGAAACCCCTGTAGTCCAGGAGCATCACTACACCCTGGTCTCTCAGGTGACTCAGATGGGTGCTGGACATGGTGGCGAGGGGGCAAAGGAAAGACATGGTAGCACCTTGAGAAGGAACGCAGGAAGAGAGGGTCAGCAGCAAAGCTGGAGAGAACCCTCAG GTTATGCGGCCCACTGCTATGCGAGATGGATGGAGCGGTCTGCCTCGGGTGCTGGTTCAGGGGGAGAGGGTGGAGACAATTCTGAGGGAGGGCCTGAAAGGCTACAGGATTCCCAGGTGCAACAGCAGATCGTTTTAGCCTTACGGCAACTAAGAGAAGACATGCAAAGCGTTATGGAAAGACTAAAGGTGGTTGAGGGTCTTGCCACCGCAAAT AACTCACAATGGAGATCCTATGTACAACTGACATCCCCAGAGACAAAG GAGAAATGGTGGCCATTCGACATCTCTGGGCGCACATTGCTGCTTTTGTTGGTGTGGCCTTTTGTGACTCAGGGCTTGCTGTTCCTACTGAGGCAGAGGAAGAGAAAGCTTCACATGTGCATATGA
- the LOC127426860 gene encoding acyl-CoA-binding domain-containing protein 4-like isoform X3 — protein MLHFYGLYKQAVCGPCTVSRPGFWDPVGRYKWDAWNQLGAMSRESAMAAYVDEIKKVAQEVIDTMPINEKTAPFFHYFEPLYHVIHDMPRPPEALITLRSECELESATQELAPQEQDLTETVPESEPHLESTELALSEGQGPTSDSESEIFCDSLEQLDSVKLAAMPDSFQIGHARSETPVVQEHHYTLVSQVTQMGAGHGGEGAKERHGSTLRRNAGREGQQQSWREPSGYAAHCYARWMERSASGAGSGGEGGDNSEGGPERLQDSQVQQQIVLALRQLREDMQSVMERLKVVEGLATANNSQWRSYVQLTSPETKEKWWPFDISGRTLLLLLVWPFVTQGLLFLLRQRKRKLHMCI, from the exons ATGCTGCACTTTTATGGTCTATACAAACAGGCAGTCTGTGGCCCATGTACAGTGTCCCGTCCTGGCTTCTGGGACCCTGTAGGCCGTTACAAATG GGATGCTTGGAATCAGCTGGGAGCCATGAGCCGAGAGAGCGCAATGGCTGCTTACGTGGATGAAATTAAGAAAGTTGCACAAGAG GTAATAGACACTATGCCAATAAATGAGAAGACTGCACCCTTTTTCCACTATTTTGAACCTCTCTATCATGTCATTCATGATATGCCCAGACCTCCAGAGGCACTTATAACGCTAAGATCAG AATGTGAACTAGAAAGTGCAACACAAGAACTGGCACCTCAAGAGCAGGACCTCACAGAGACAGTCCCTGAAAGTGAACCTCATCTGGAAAGCACAG AGCTAGCTTTGTCTGAGGGTCAGGGGCCGACTAGTGACTCAGAGAGTGAAATCTTCTGTGACTCACTGGAACAACTGGACAGTGTTAAG CTTGCTGCAATGCCCGATAGTTTCCAAATTGGGCATGCACGCTCTGAAACCCCTGTAGTCCAGGAGCATCACTACACCCTGGTCTCTCAGGTGACTCAGATGGGTGCTGGACATGGTGGCGAGGGGGCAAAGGAAAGACATGGTAGCACCTTGAGAAGGAACGCAGGAAGAGAGGGTCAGCAGCAAAGCTGGAGAGAACCCTCAG GTTATGCGGCCCACTGCTATGCGAGATGGATGGAGCGGTCTGCCTCGGGTGCTGGTTCAGGGGGAGAGGGTGGAGACAATTCTGAGGGAGGGCCTGAAAGGCTACAGGATTCCCAGGTGCAACAGCAGATCGTTTTAGCCTTACGGCAACTAAGAGAAGACATGCAAAGCGTTATGGAAAGACTAAAGGTGGTTGAGGGTCTTGCCACCGCAAAT AACTCACAATGGAGATCCTATGTACAACTGACATCCCCAGAGACAAAG GAGAAATGGTGGCCATTCGACATCTCTGGGCGCACATTGCTGCTTTTGTTGGTGTGGCCTTTTGTGACTCAGGGCTTGCTGTTCCTACTGAGGCAGAGGAAGAGAAAGCTTCACATGTGCATATGA
- the LOC127426861 gene encoding protein HEXIM1-like, whose protein sequence is MELIKEEATPEDDSRGRQRDALSRVVTSKQVQANQLEICPGLVSGNTHPMCRGRDRSDPEPKTGDAASDDGFPVDKTSGAVRQTHEKDSRCTGEHTEGLSDGRQGKKKHRRRPSKKKRRWKPYFKLTWEEKKELDERETARASRMRAEMFAKGLPVAPYNTTQFLMEEHDREEPDLNTELVGRRSGAIRSDDTASEEENFEAEEEDEEEGFDGGGSDGMGRPGQAGGEFLQRDFSETYERYHVETLQNMTKQELVREYLELEKCMSRLEEENNWLRHVRRNPEPSAADSSTAAAAHGDQRVRELEIELERLRAENNELLLKTPKTGGPGLNQSQPC, encoded by the coding sequence ATGGAGCTTATTAAAGAAGAAGCCACACCGGAGGATGACAGCAGAGGGCGGCAGAGAGACGCTCTGTCAAGAGTCGTCACCTCGAAACAAGTGCAAGCAAATCAGCTGGAGATCTGCCCGGGTCTGGTGTCTGGAAATACACATCCTATGTGCCGCGGCCGGGATAGGAGCGATCCTGAGCCCAAGACTGGCGACGCTGCAAGCGACGACGGGTTTCCTGTTGATAAAACGTCCGGCGCCGTCCGCCAAACCCACGAGAAAGACTCTCGTTGCACTGGAGAACATACCGAGGGATTGTCAGATGGCCGCCAGGGCAAGAAGAAACACCGGAGGCGACCCTCCAAGAAGAAGCGCCGCTGGAAGCCTTACTTCAAATTAACCTGGGAGGAGAAGAAAGAACTGGATGAACGGGAGACGGCACGGGCATCGCGAATGCGAGCCGAAATGTTCGCCAAAGGACTCCCCGTCGCACCGTACAACACTACCCAGTTCCTGATGGAGGAGCACGACCGCGAAGAACCCGATCTCAACACAGAGCTGGTCGGCCGGAGATCCGGGGCGATCCGCTCCGACGACACGGCCAGCGAGGAGGAGAATTTTGAAGCCGAGGAGGAAGACGAGGAGGAAGGCTTTGACGGCGGGGGGAGCGACGGGATGGGCAGACCCGGGCAGGCAGGCGGGGAGTTTCTGCAAAGAGACTTTTCGGAGACCTATGAGAGATACCACGTCGAGACCCTCCAGAATATGACCAAGCAAGAACTGGTTAGGGAATACCTGGAGCTGGAGAAGTGCATGTCGCGGTTAGAGGAGGAGAACAACTGGCTCCGCCACGTCCGGAGAAACCCCGAGCCCTCTGCGGCTGACAGCAGCACCGCCGCCGCCGCTCACGGCGATCAGCGCGTCCGGGAGCTGGAGATTGAGCTGGAGAGACTGAGAGCCGAGAATAACGAGTTATTACTCAAAACCCCCAAAACTGGAGGGCCGGGACTCAACCAATCTCAGCCGTGCTGA